Proteins from one bacterium genomic window:
- a CDS encoding transketolase produces the protein MKIKINETYEDILTDLVHQDNRFMALTAENRAPIRGIPDRIGSRFVDTGITEQTLIGMAAGLALRGRIPVAHALASFLTMRAFEFIRTDVGIGALPVKMVGYIPGILSDANGPTHQAIEDVSIMRTIPPVGIFCPADIDDLLIGIRTVLTDPRPFYIRYNHRPANYVHSDQFAIGKAEVIKTGSDIAICTYGALFNECLQASTILEDEGISVRLINLRTLKPIDKEALLCAMRETSLLVAVEDHFETGGLSTILSEIMVQETMTYPPLLSIAFPTWFKPGLLNDVLEHERMTGEHIAQRILTRYNQN, from the coding sequence ATGAAAATTAAAATCAATGAAACCTACGAAGATATCCTGACCGATCTAGTCCATCAAGACAATCGGTTTATGGCGCTAACTGCAGAAAATCGAGCGCCGATTCGAGGAATACCGGATCGCATCGGTTCGCGTTTTGTAGATACCGGCATCACCGAACAAACGTTGATCGGTATGGCCGCCGGTCTGGCATTGCGCGGACGCATCCCCGTCGCGCATGCGCTAGCTTCATTTCTTACCATGCGCGCATTCGAATTCATTCGCACGGATGTTGGCATTGGAGCACTCCCGGTCAAAATGGTAGGGTACATACCCGGGATATTGTCGGACGCCAATGGGCCCACCCATCAGGCCATCGAAGATGTAAGCATCATGCGCACTATTCCTCCCGTCGGTATTTTCTGTCCCGCTGATATTGATGATCTTTTGATCGGCATTCGAACGGTATTGACTGATCCACGGCCGTTTTATATCCGTTACAATCATCGACCGGCCAATTATGTACATAGTGATCAATTTGCCATCGGAAAGGCCGAAGTCATCAAAACCGGTTCGGATATAGCTATTTGCACATACGGCGCTTTATTCAATGAATGCCTTCAAGCCTCGACTATACTTGAAGATGAAGGTATCTCCGTGCGACTAATCAATTTGCGAACGCTTAAACCTATTGACAAGGAAGCCCTGCTGTGCGCAATGCGTGAAACATCGCTTTTGGTAGCCGTTGAAGATCACTTTGAGACGGGCGGGCTATCTACCATTCTATCCGAAATTATGGTTCAGGAGACCATGACGTATCCCCCGCTGTTATCTATCGCATTTCCGACTTGGTTCAAACCTGGTTTGCTCAATGACGTACTCGAGCATGAACGGATGACCGGCGAACATATTGCCCAGCGTATTCTCACTCGTTATAACCAAAATTAA
- a CDS encoding HAD-IIIA family hydrolase: MVDNAPLRGRIAPIKLLLTDVDGVLTDNGVYYTDQGEAAKRFSIRDGMGVDRLRKLRSVETGIITGETSVSVTHRAAKLGIVELHIGISDKYNTLLQILERRNLTWDEVAYIGDDFNDIEVLRAVGFSACPADAMPPVINVSHYWCRHNGGQGAFRELAELIIEYKP, from the coding sequence ATGGTAGACAATGCGCCCCTGCGCGGACGCATCGCGCCCATCAAATTATTGCTGACCGACGTAGACGGCGTACTTACTGATAACGGCGTGTACTATACGGATCAAGGCGAAGCGGCAAAGCGATTTTCAATACGCGACGGCATGGGCGTGGATCGTTTGCGAAAACTGAGATCTGTCGAGACGGGAATCATCACCGGAGAAACTTCTGTTTCCGTCACTCATCGCGCCGCTAAGCTCGGTATTGTAGAATTACACATAGGCATATCCGATAAATACAACACCCTACTTCAAATACTTGAAAGAAGAAACCTGACCTGGGATGAAGTCGCTTATATAGGCGATGATTTCAATGACATTGAAGTGTTACGCGCGGTGGGTTTTTCGGCATGCCCGGCCGATGCCATGCCGCCGGTCATCAATGTCTCACATTATTGGTGCCGACACAACGGCGGCCAGGGTGCCTTCCGCGAGCTGGCTGAGCTAATCATAGAATACAAACCATAG
- a CDS encoding transketolase → MRRLALDELPIIAQNVREHILRMSTDGGCFTGASLSCTDLIVYLYTRFLNVSIDNLFDPDRDYFFLSKGHDVPALYGTLAELGFIARARLSNHLSSHDTIYWHPNRNIPGIEFHSGSLGHLISVAAGVALDCKLHSSPSRIVVALGDGELNEGSVWEACLVAQAYRLDNLILLVDRNAFQANVRTESLIPLEPLEDKFSAFNFSVTSIDGHDFEAMEETFARIPMADGKPTAIIAHTVRGKGVPSIEARADRWFCNFSHDEVQQLINELHTNQSAELTSDTLLVR, encoded by the coding sequence ATGCGCCGACTCGCACTGGACGAACTGCCCATCATCGCACAAAATGTGCGCGAACACATATTGCGTATGTCCACCGACGGCGGATGTTTTACCGGCGCTTCCTTGTCGTGTACCGATCTGATCGTCTACTTGTATACACGCTTTTTAAATGTCTCTATTGATAATCTCTTTGATCCGGATCGCGATTATTTTTTTCTATCCAAGGGTCACGATGTCCCTGCTCTCTATGGGACGCTGGCAGAACTTGGATTTATCGCACGCGCTCGTCTTAGCAATCACTTGTCGAGTCATGACACAATATACTGGCATCCCAACCGAAACATCCCCGGCATCGAATTTCACAGCGGATCGTTAGGGCACCTGATTTCCGTCGCGGCTGGAGTTGCATTGGATTGCAAGCTTCATTCGTCACCATCACGAATCGTCGTGGCGTTAGGCGACGGTGAACTTAACGAAGGATCGGTTTGGGAAGCGTGCTTGGTGGCTCAGGCCTACCGTCTTGATAATTTGATCTTGTTGGTAGATCGCAATGCATTTCAGGCCAACGTGCGCACTGAATCTTTAATTCCGCTAGAACCTCTCGAAGACAAATTTTCAGCGTTCAATTTTTCCGTAACCTCTATTGACGGCCATGATTTTGAGGCCATGGAGGAAACCTTTGCCCGTATTCCGATGGCAGATGGTAAACCAACCGCCATCATTGCACATACCGTTCGCGGCAAGGGCGTCCCCAGCATCGAAGCGAGAGCGGATCGTTGGTTTTGCAATTTTTCTCATGACGAGGTACAGCAGTTGATCAATGAACTTCATACCAACCAATCGGCGGAACTAACTAGTGACACCTTATTGGTCCGGTAA
- a CDS encoding N-acetylneuraminate synthase family protein, protein MRKREVKIGKSTVGDGHPVYVIAEIGINHNGSLDVAKKMIDGAVFAGCNAVKFQKRTPELCVPKDQWYSERDTPWGRMSYIEYRNRMEFTSQEYAQIDVYCREKGIDWFASCWDEEAVDFIDHFDPPCYKVASASLTDIALLKRLEKTGKPIIISTGMSTIHEIETAVATVPHEQLLIAHTTSAYPCKAEELNLRMIQTLREKYPTIPVGYSGHETGLTPTWSAVSLGACFVERHITLDRAMWGTDQAASVEIIGLHHLVRDIRDIEKALGDGVKKVYMSEISPMQKLRRVPASAISQKAV, encoded by the coding sequence ATGCGCAAGCGAGAAGTCAAAATCGGTAAATCAACCGTTGGCGACGGGCACCCCGTCTATGTAATCGCGGAAATAGGCATCAATCACAATGGCTCCCTCGACGTAGCCAAAAAAATGATTGACGGTGCCGTATTTGCCGGGTGCAATGCGGTTAAATTTCAGAAAAGAACACCTGAACTTTGCGTACCAAAAGATCAGTGGTACAGCGAGCGCGATACGCCGTGGGGACGCATGAGTTACATCGAATACCGTAATCGTATGGAGTTTACGTCGCAAGAGTACGCGCAAATTGATGTTTATTGCAGGGAAAAAGGGATTGACTGGTTCGCATCTTGTTGGGACGAAGAAGCCGTCGATTTTATCGACCATTTTGATCCGCCGTGTTACAAAGTGGCTTCCGCAAGCTTGACGGATATCGCATTGCTGAAGCGCCTGGAAAAAACCGGAAAGCCGATTATTATTTCTACAGGGATGTCAACCATCCATGAGATTGAGACCGCGGTCGCGACAGTTCCGCACGAACAGTTATTGATCGCACACACGACCTCCGCCTATCCTTGTAAAGCCGAAGAGCTAAATCTTCGTATGATTCAAACGCTGCGTGAAAAATATCCTACGATCCCTGTCGGTTACTCGGGGCACGAAACTGGCTTGACGCCGACATGGTCGGCCGTGAGTCTGGGTGCCTGTTTTGTCGAGCGGCATATCACACTGGATCGCGCCATGTGGGGCACCGATCAAGCCGCTTCGGTCGAAATTATCGGATTGCACCATCTCGTGCGTGACATTCGCGATATCGAAAAAGCGCTCGGCGACGGCGTGAAGAAAGTCTATATGAGTGAAATTTCACCTATGCAGAAACTAAGACGTGTGCCGGCGTCCGCTATTAGTCAAAAGGCTGTCTAG
- a CDS encoding sterol desaturase family protein: MSNTSLAATVLVLVGAVIIIGLERIKPYDARQHFFRQELVTDFFYYNAFQSFILGLVISAIIGWLDTVCGRIHIPFFLAWPFLGQLAFFLVLHDFYIYWFHRWQHRITILWRIHEAHHSARSVDWVSGMRSHALEILINQTIEFAPIVLLGASPEIIVWKAAIDAIWGMYIHSNINVKSGRLQYLINGPEMHRWHHAVHDTQAYNKNFSTKLAMWDWMFGTAFFPKDRKPEAYGLDHSHFPNGFFRQFLYAFRKS; encoded by the coding sequence ATGTCTAATACCAGCCTGGCAGCAACCGTACTTGTACTTGTCGGCGCGGTGATCATTATTGGCCTTGAAAGAATCAAGCCCTACGATGCACGGCAGCATTTTTTTCGGCAGGAACTAGTGACGGATTTCTTTTACTACAACGCTTTTCAAAGTTTCATTCTCGGCCTCGTGATATCCGCCATAATTGGCTGGTTGGATACTGTTTGCGGCAGAATTCACATCCCATTCTTCTTAGCATGGCCGTTCCTAGGACAACTTGCATTTTTCCTGGTACTTCACGATTTCTATATTTATTGGTTTCATCGCTGGCAACACCGCATTACGATACTCTGGCGCATTCATGAAGCACATCACTCCGCACGCAGTGTGGACTGGGTCTCGGGTATGCGATCGCATGCATTAGAAATTCTGATTAACCAAACGATAGAATTTGCGCCGATCGTTTTACTTGGCGCTTCACCGGAGATCATCGTCTGGAAGGCGGCCATTGACGCGATCTGGGGAATGTATATTCACTCGAATATCAACGTTAAGTCAGGACGTCTGCAATATTTGATCAACGGTCCTGAAATGCATCGCTGGCATCATGCTGTCCATGATACCCAGGCGTATAACAAAAACTTTTCTACAAAGCTGGCCATGTGGGATTGGATGTTCGGTACCGCATTTTTTCCGAAAGATCGAAAGCCCGAAGCGTATGGTTTGGATCATTCACATTTTCCGAATGGTTTTTTTAGGCAGTTCCTTTATGCATTCAGAAAGTCGTAA
- a CDS encoding aminotransferase class III-fold pyridoxal phosphate-dependent enzyme has translation MTMTSHPLNIANSEKYYQRALPLIPAGTQTLAKGPGQYVNGFAPKYLDRGKGAHVWDVDGNEFIDWTMGVGPLSLGYAYPAVDRAISDQLRKGITFSLMHPLEVEVAELIHDVVPNAECVRFSKTGADVTSAAIRLARAYTGRDKVLCCGYHGWHDWYIGVTDRHLGIPDAVRAMSFTFAYNDIASVEASIDENTACVILEPIVFEEPQDNFLHKLRALCDRHGVLLIFDEMWTGFRIAIGGAQEYFDVHADLACFSKAIANGMPLSVLTGRADIMRLLEKDVFFFTTFGGEALSLAACKATLAELSIHDVPSYLRSMGIKIKDGYNQIAQDMNLAFTKCVGLPFRSMVTFDPAAGNPLEMKSLLQQELIRRGILWGGFHNMSYGHSEADIQTTLAAYAESLEILGKAVGDHTVREKLAGLPIEPVFRKTTNFNTKPAVSLTKPDVTTK, from the coding sequence ATGACCATGACATCACATCCCCTCAATATTGCGAACTCGGAAAAATACTATCAAAGAGCTTTGCCGCTTATTCCGGCGGGAACGCAAACGCTGGCCAAAGGACCGGGTCAATATGTGAACGGTTTTGCCCCCAAATATCTCGATCGCGGAAAAGGTGCGCACGTGTGGGATGTGGATGGAAATGAATTTATTGATTGGACGATGGGCGTAGGGCCGCTATCCCTCGGGTATGCATACCCTGCGGTAGATCGCGCGATATCCGATCAACTGAGAAAAGGAATCACTTTTTCGTTGATGCATCCATTGGAAGTCGAAGTCGCTGAGTTAATACACGACGTGGTGCCCAATGCCGAATGCGTACGATTTAGTAAAACCGGGGCCGATGTAACAAGTGCCGCAATCCGACTTGCCCGCGCTTATACCGGGCGCGACAAGGTATTGTGTTGCGGATATCATGGATGGCACGATTGGTATATCGGCGTGACAGACCGTCACCTCGGAATACCTGACGCGGTACGCGCGATGTCGTTCACGTTTGCGTATAATGATATCGCGTCGGTCGAGGCCTCTATAGACGAAAACACGGCGTGTGTCATACTCGAACCGATCGTTTTTGAAGAGCCTCAAGACAACTTTCTGCATAAACTGCGTGCATTATGCGATCGCCACGGGGTACTGCTCATTTTTGACGAAATGTGGACCGGTTTTCGTATCGCCATTGGCGGTGCTCAAGAATATTTTGACGTCCATGCCGATCTCGCTTGCTTTTCCAAAGCTATCGCTAACGGCATGCCTTTGTCGGTGTTAACGGGGCGCGCCGATATCATGCGGCTTCTAGAAAAAGATGTTTTCTTCTTTACGACATTTGGCGGTGAAGCGCTCTCCCTAGCGGCCTGCAAAGCAACGCTGGCCGAGTTGAGCATCCATGATGTGCCGTCTTATCTCAGGTCGATGGGTATAAAAATCAAAGACGGTTATAACCAAATCGCACAGGACATGAACTTAGCCTTTACCAAGTGCGTCGGCTTGCCATTTCGAAGTATGGTGACATTTGATCCAGCGGCCGGCAACCCTCTTGAGATGAAATCATTGCTACAACAGGAGTTGATTCGACGCGGTATCTTGTGGGGCGGATTTCACAATATGAGTTATGGTCATTCGGAAGCAGATATTCAAACCACACTTGCGGCTTATGCGGAGTCTCTGGAAATATTGGGAAAAGCCGTCGGTGATCATACCGTGCGTGAAAAACTTGCCGGACTACCCATCGAACCGGTATTTCGAAAAACTACAAATTTTAACACTAAGCCGGCTGTATCACTCACAAAACCGGATGTTACTACGAAATAA
- a CDS encoding SDR family oxidoreductase: protein MPVDLFSLQGRVAIVTGALGLLGQQHCRALTEAGASVVVCDLDGDKCRALAETLGPGAFGIGVDITNPDSIGTLKDETLKRYQKLDILVNNAAINDAVEHSVSKTDVSQFENYALSHWKKSIDVNVTGNFLCNQILGTEMTRRGSGSIIQIASTYGIVAPDQRLYRDAQGKQTFYKAVSYPVSKAAILSMTRYLAAYWGGTGVRINALSPGGVENGQDDFFIASYAARTPMGRMARPTDYKGALIFLASDASGYMNGANLVVDGGWTIW from the coding sequence ATGCCAGTTGATCTATTTTCACTGCAAGGCCGCGTGGCCATAGTTACCGGTGCGTTGGGGTTGCTCGGTCAACAGCATTGCCGCGCCCTGACCGAAGCGGGGGCATCGGTTGTCGTTTGCGACCTGGACGGCGACAAGTGCCGTGCTTTAGCCGAAACGCTGGGCCCCGGAGCGTTTGGTATTGGCGTCGACATCACAAATCCGGATTCGATCGGCACTCTCAAGGACGAAACTCTAAAGCGATATCAGAAGTTGGATATTCTCGTCAACAACGCGGCCATCAATGACGCCGTTGAGCATAGCGTTTCAAAGACGGACGTGTCGCAATTCGAAAACTATGCACTGAGTCACTGGAAAAAATCAATAGACGTCAACGTGACCGGCAATTTTTTATGCAATCAGATTTTGGGAACGGAGATGACGCGTCGCGGTTCCGGAAGCATTATCCAGATTGCATCCACCTACGGCATCGTGGCACCGGATCAGCGGTTATATCGGGACGCGCAGGGAAAGCAAACCTTTTACAAGGCCGTATCGTATCCCGTTAGTAAAGCGGCCATCTTGTCCATGACACGTTATCTCGCGGCGTACTGGGGAGGTACGGGCGTACGCATCAACGCGCTATCGCCCGGCGGCGTAGAAAACGGGCAAGATGATTTTTTTATCGCTTCGTACGCGGCACGAACGCCAATGGGACGAATGGCAAGGCCTACAGACTATAAGGGTGCGCTGATCTTTTTAGCGAGTGATGCATCCGGCTATATGAACGGCGCGAACCTCGTCGTCGACGGAGGATGGACGATATGGTAG
- a CDS encoding glycosyltransferase family protein → MHIVTIVQARLSSTRLPGKVLLHAAGQPLLGHIVRRIQSSRYAGTVIVATTSNESDDPIEFFCQKEGIQCFRGHPTDLLDRHLMAARLYRAQAVVKIPSDCPLIDPAIIDRVIEYYLAHSDQYDYVSNLHPATYPDGNDVEIMNIAALTTAWKEAHRPMEREHTTPFFWENRERFRIGNVAWESGLDYSMSHRWTLDYAEDYELICRIYDALYKEDEVPFTIAQILTLLETRPELATINQRYLGVNWYRHHLDELKTVTSKSTNPTFL, encoded by the coding sequence ATGCACATCGTAACGATTGTTCAAGCCCGGTTATCCTCGACGCGATTACCAGGCAAAGTTCTGCTCCATGCCGCCGGCCAGCCTCTTCTAGGTCATATTGTTCGTCGTATCCAATCTAGTCGATATGCCGGCACAGTCATCGTCGCTACTACCAGCAATGAGTCCGACGATCCGATAGAATTCTTTTGCCAAAAAGAAGGAATTCAATGTTTCCGCGGACATCCGACCGATCTTTTAGACCGACATCTGATGGCTGCGCGCCTATATCGTGCGCAAGCCGTTGTCAAAATTCCCTCCGACTGCCCGCTGATTGATCCGGCGATCATTGATCGCGTTATTGAATACTATCTTGCACACTCCGATCAATACGACTACGTGAGTAATTTGCATCCGGCGACATACCCGGATGGCAATGACGTCGAAATCATGAACATTGCCGCTTTGACCACGGCATGGAAAGAGGCGCACCGTCCCATGGAACGCGAACACACGACTCCGTTTTTTTGGGAGAATCGCGAGCGATTTCGGATCGGTAATGTGGCTTGGGAATCGGGGTTAGATTATTCCATGTCGCACCGTTGGACATTGGACTATGCGGAGGACTACGAATTAATTTGCCGGATATACGACGCCTTATATAAAGAAGACGAGGTGCCTTTTACTATCGCACAAATTCTGACTTTGCTTGAAACCCGACCAGAATTGGCCACAATCAATCAACGCTATTTGGGCGTGAACTGGTATCGTCATCATTTGGATGAATTGAAAACAGTCACTTCCAAAAGCACCAATCCAACTTTTCTATAG